From a region of the Lactococcus garvieae genome:
- the fic gene encoding protein adenylyltransferase Fic → MVLDNKLDLTNSAELAKQEELLTKKRAKELFESGKIEDLEIGTFQGLSDIHQFLFQDIYDFAGKIREVNIAKGNFQFAPRIFLAQTLEYIDKLPQETFDEIIDKYSDMNVAHPFREGNGRATRIWLDLILKNKLHKIVDWNQIDKDEYLNAMIRSTVSTNELKYLIQKALTDDLGKEQFFKGIDASYYYEGYYEIKTEDL, encoded by the coding sequence TTGGTTTTAGATAATAAATTAGACTTAACAAATTCAGCAGAATTAGCTAAACAAGAAGAGTTATTAACGAAAAAAAGAGCCAAAGAATTGTTTGAGTCTGGCAAAATAGAGGATCTGGAAATTGGGACGTTTCAAGGCTTATCTGATATTCATCAGTTTTTATTCCAAGATATTTACGACTTTGCAGGAAAAATTCGAGAAGTGAATATTGCGAAAGGAAACTTTCAATTTGCGCCACGTATTTTTTTAGCGCAAACACTTGAATATATTGATAAATTACCTCAAGAAACATTTGATGAAATTATTGATAAGTATTCGGATATGAATGTGGCGCATCCTTTTAGGGAAGGCAATGGACGAGCCACTCGTATTTGGTTGGATTTAATTCTTAAAAATAAACTACACAAAATCGTCGATTGGAATCAAATTGATAAGGATGAATATTTAAATGCCATGATCCGTAGTACAGTCAGCACCAATGAATTAAAATATTTGATTCAAAAGGCTTTAACCGATGATTTAGGTAAAGAACAATTCTTTAAAGGAATTGATGCGAGTTATTATTACGAGGGATATTATGAAATAAAAACAGAAGATTTATAA
- a CDS encoding mobilization protein — MNKDEQLVVQVLNAYKNGKIDFSNVPELDRLVRQEVNKDFRDYQEKIEAVANQKMESAIQEQLHRLEAESLKADILKDIQVEKQALLALKKELNEQKEQIKADRKREIVERYGILIANIVCLFCFLVVGILIGRWIYKGIWDGWGLHILYDTVMEIKPKHPYGAVILGLGGFGLIGAGIYGSFRLMYTASTWFDQRPKIFKRIFPKK; from the coding sequence ATGAATAAAGATGAACAACTCGTTGTTCAAGTATTAAATGCTTATAAAAATGGCAAAATTGATTTCAGTAACGTTCCAGAACTAGACCGCTTAGTCCGTCAAGAAGTTAATAAAGACTTTCGGGACTACCAAGAAAAAATAGAAGCTGTTGCGAATCAAAAAATGGAGTCTGCCATTCAAGAACAACTCCATCGTTTAGAGGCAGAAAGTTTAAAAGCAGACATACTGAAAGACATTCAAGTTGAAAAACAAGCATTACTCGCTTTGAAAAAAGAACTGAATGAACAAAAAGAGCAGATCAAAGCAGATCGCAAACGTGAGATTGTCGAACGTTACGGTATTCTGATTGCGAACATTGTCTGCCTGTTCTGTTTCTTAGTTGTCGGTATTCTCATCGGACGATGGATTTATAAAGGGATCTGGGATGGTTGGGGTTTGCATATTTTGTATGACACAGTGATGGAAATAAAGCCTAAACATCCTTATGGGGCAGTCATTCTTGGATTAGGTGGATTTGGATTAATCGGTGCTGGCATCTATGGCAGTTTTCGATTAATGTATACCGCTTCAACATGGTTTGATCAACGTCCAAAAATTTTCAAAAGAATCTTTCCGAAAAAATAG
- a CDS encoding RepB family plasmid replication initiator protein, whose product MSIISEKQNKQKQVLTLNELSKRKVVEHNSLITSIAKMDKTPLKMFELAVSCIDTEKPLEDNTVYLSKRDLFAFFKVSDNDKHSRFKEAVEKMQKQAFFQIKEEAGKGFKFINIVPIPYVEWTDYNDEVLIRFSPEIIPYLVNLKKNFTQHALSDLAELNSKYSLILYRWLSMNYNQYEHYSAKGGRREEQVEAYRNPSISVKELRIMTDTVNEYQRFTNFTKKILDIPLKEINDNTTFKVSYEKVKKGRSIDSIVFHIEKKRCADDNSYKLEDKVYQEDKKQKETDNRLLAGEALESPYTKLLIENFLLSPYEMTDTALMAGLQAHVYPLYDELKDLRGLNGVKDHLSYVASKQEAYSKRNVAKYLKKAIEQYLPTIKRQNI is encoded by the coding sequence ATGTCTATTATATCAGAAAAACAAAACAAACAAAAGCAGGTGCTAACCTTGAACGAACTCTCAAAACGTAAAGTGGTGGAGCATAACAGCCTCATTACCTCAATAGCCAAAATGGATAAAACGCCCTTGAAAATGTTTGAATTGGCGGTGTCCTGTATTGATACGGAAAAACCACTGGAAGATAATACGGTTTATCTTTCTAAAAGAGACCTTTTCGCTTTCTTTAAGGTGTCTGATAATGACAAACACAGTCGTTTTAAAGAAGCGGTTGAGAAAATGCAGAAACAAGCCTTTTTTCAAATCAAAGAAGAAGCAGGCAAAGGCTTTAAATTTATTAATATTGTGCCTATCCCTTATGTGGAATGGACAGATTATAACGATGAAGTGTTAATTCGTTTCAGTCCTGAAATTATCCCTTACTTAGTTAATCTCAAAAAGAATTTCACGCAACACGCTTTATCTGACTTAGCAGAATTAAACAGCAAGTACAGCCTGATTCTTTACCGTTGGTTATCCATGAATTACAATCAGTATGAACATTACAGCGCTAAAGGGGGACGGAGAGAAGAACAAGTGGAAGCCTACCGCAATCCTTCAATATCGGTTAAAGAACTAAGAATAATGACTGATACCGTCAATGAATATCAGCGATTTACCAATTTTACTAAAAAAATATTAGATATTCCCTTAAAAGAAATCAACGATAATACGACTTTTAAGGTGTCCTATGAGAAAGTGAAAAAAGGACGTTCGATTGACAGCATAGTTTTTCATATCGAGAAGAAACGTTGTGCAGACGATAACAGCTACAAGTTGGAAGATAAAGTCTACCAAGAAGATAAAAAGCAAAAAGAAACAGATAATCGTCTATTAGCAGGAGAAGCATTAGAAAGCCCATATACTAAGCTATTGATTGAAAACTTTCTTTTATCGCCTTATGAAATGACGGACACCGCACTTATGGCAGGCTTACAAGCCCACGTGTACCCTCTTTATGACGAACTCAAAGACTTACGAGGACTAAATGGCGTGAAAGACCACTTGTCTTATGTTGCTAGCAAACAAGAAGCCTATTCCAAACGCAATGTCGCTAAATATCTCAAAAAAGCCATTGAACAATACCTACCAACCATTAAAAGGCAGAATATTTAA